Proteins encoded by one window of Candidatus Marsarchaeota archaeon:
- a CDS encoding DUF72 domain-containing protein translates to MRCSVGTSGWMYTWNEGHTLDWYIRNSGLNAIELNASFYRFPSSSQVSAWSAKRSLDWVVKVNRYVTHMHMLNDKAVDLFGRFLELFRPLDKSISLYLLQMPPKFTANMQGRLLDFVKSFDEKRLAVEFRHSSWYSFDFSRLDFKGVVVSPDSPEVHGRIWDKNNVVYMRFHGRRSWYSYMYSKKELGTMASMAMEHRPSRIFAFFNNDHDMLQNAREFRAMLEC, encoded by the coding sequence ATGCGCTGCAGTGTTGGGACATCCGGATGGATGTATACATGGAACGAGGGCCATACGCTTGACTGGTACATAAGGAACAGCGGCCTGAACGCAATCGAGCTCAACGCCAGCTTCTACAGGTTCCCGTCAAGCAGCCAGGTAAGTGCATGGAGCGCAAAGAGAAGCCTTGACTGGGTTGTAAAGGTGAACAGGTACGTTACGCATATGCACATGCTTAACGACAAGGCTGTCGATCTGTTTGGCAGGTTCCTTGAGCTGTTCAGGCCCCTTGACAAAAGCATATCGCTCTACCTGCTACAGATGCCTCCGAAATTTACTGCAAACATGCAGGGAAGGCTCCTTGATTTCGTGAAGAGCTTCGATGAAAAGAGGCTTGCAGTAGAATTCAGGCACAGCAGCTGGTATTCCTTTGATTTTTCAAGGCTGGACTTTAAGGGCGTGGTTGTTTCGCCAGATTCGCCAGAGGTGCATGGCAGAATATGGGACAAGAATAATGTCGTATATATGCGCTTCCATGGCAGGCGCTCCTGGTATTCATACATGTACAGCAAAAAAGAGCTTGGCACTATGGCCAGCATGGCGATGGAGCATAGGCCTTCAAGGATATTCGCATTCTTCAACAACGACCATGACATGCTGCAGAACGCAAGGGAGTTCAGGGCAATGCTAGAGTGCTGA
- a CDS encoding PQQ-binding-like beta-propeller repeat protein codes for MAASRKAAGKRSSAQALAAVIAIAIAAALLSAYALGSQRSAAPDLKPYVPQFYSGYNYQYEQNNYHAYAINGSAGTFNISINGSIIVNPSYYDGEILAGLTYMSTYLGGMIAINSTTGNTIWYDALPNEAMTQPITIGNEAIIGLGNNNFKGISIRGNGTNYIAAISIRNGSLMWEFNTFGEDMPTPAYYNGIIVEPTGAGAVYGINAIAGSQVWNTSIPSFDSMSSPALLDGIVYFGGARPYRFYAINASNGKVLWSDGINAYGGLDDCSPVIYMGDVITSYTQAIADNGYRLYIVAMNASNGKIVWDRMVGYGVQEPPQIAPPIEMPPLSIYNGMVLVEPTSSNTLYALNASDGNMLWDVYTGIGSSNVNVLDGYLIYVNYNGTAFAITANGSVARKSETGVYMGPGNPVVIGSHIVLFGINGVIKSIPANGIIPH; via the coding sequence ATGGCAGCTTCTAGGAAAGCAGCAGGTAAAAGGTCTAGTGCACAGGCACTGGCTGCAGTGATTGCAATTGCCATAGCAGCTGCGCTGCTGTCTGCATACGCGCTTGGCTCGCAGCGCTCAGCAGCACCTGACCTGAAGCCTTACGTGCCGCAGTTTTATTCAGGCTACAACTACCAATACGAGCAGAATAACTACCATGCCTATGCGATAAACGGAAGCGCAGGAACTTTCAACATCAGCATCAACGGCTCAATAATAGTGAATCCGTCCTATTACGATGGCGAGATACTGGCCGGGTTGACCTATATGAGCACTTACCTTGGCGGCATGATAGCGATAAACTCAACAACAGGCAATACCATATGGTACGATGCGCTGCCAAATGAGGCTATGACGCAGCCGATAACTATAGGCAACGAGGCGATAATAGGGCTTGGCAACAACAACTTCAAAGGCATTTCAATAAGGGGAAACGGCACGAACTACATTGCAGCAATAAGCATACGCAACGGCAGCCTCATGTGGGAATTCAATACCTTTGGAGAAGACATGCCAACGCCAGCTTATTACAATGGAATAATAGTGGAGCCCACTGGCGCAGGCGCTGTTTACGGAATTAACGCCATTGCCGGATCCCAAGTGTGGAACACAAGCATACCTTCTTTCGACAGCATGTCATCGCCTGCGCTGCTTGACGGCATAGTCTATTTCGGAGGCGCGAGGCCTTACCGGTTTTACGCCATAAACGCTTCAAACGGCAAGGTCTTATGGAGCGACGGCATCAACGCGTATGGCGGGCTTGACGACTGCTCGCCAGTAATATACATGGGAGATGTAATAACAAGCTATACGCAAGCAATAGCCGACAACGGCTATAGGCTATACATAGTGGCGATGAACGCGTCTAATGGGAAGATAGTGTGGGACAGGATGGTCGGTTACGGCGTGCAGGAGCCGCCGCAGATTGCGCCTCCAATAGAAATGCCACCGCTTTCCATCTATAACGGCATGGTCCTTGTCGAACCTACATCGTCTAATACGCTGTATGCCCTGAACGCGTCCGACGGGAACATGCTATGGGATGTTTACACAGGCATAGGGTCATCAAACGTTAACGTGCTGGACGGCTATCTCATATATGTCAACTACAATGGGACCGCTTTCGCCATAACTGCGAACGGCAGTGTAGCGCGCAAATCTGAAACAGGAGTGTATATGGGGCCCGGAAACCCGGTGGTTATAGGCAGCCACATTGTGCTGTTCGGCATAAACGGCGTTATAAAAAGCATTCCGGCAAACGGCATAATTCCGCATTAG